One window of Bacteroidota bacterium genomic DNA carries:
- a CDS encoding two-component regulator propeller domain-containing protein: protein MRVLLLVVAVAVSAQAQSSERPRRAPLRHAYLGVDDGLSHSRVNAIAQDAEGFLWFGTDDGLSRYDGTGFRIYRHDPDEPRSLPHSRVTALHVEDDGTLWVGTQQGLSRFDRRVGAFQRYRAAVDSAGHCNGLVVAIDRNPEGRLHVGTNASYLCELVEDGPQDSAGLARATLRQRGKLAPGNVACPFSIYDLRCSYPRPSTTFHGPLIVEAGPRHLGEAFSIGGDPGLGLWIERWKRGAWERFARWPASSIPVGTQVSIRLSDGIIWAATEGQGIAEIDLDNETVALLSLGPPGGGGVGPPVQVFALFRDRQGLVWVGTNQGLFRFGGTPSSFNWERRIEGDARALSDDRVNGMLVDRAGTLWVATNDGLNRRRAGEEGFEPLRTDLDGEHANAFWWPFEDRAGTLWLGTKRRGLMRLDRVTGRFESIYIPPGLFPEELGIEAWSILPVRHLTEDQHNTLWISTSIGLFRRDPDGTLTSYLHDPSRLGGLPDPRVSIVHEDSAGGRWIGTDGGLCRLVDETPPGRFDCVRHRPDDPTSLGADVVWTITESAADPGALWVGTIGGGLCRFDLAAETCRRYTTSDGLPNNTVYGVLADDDGGLWMSTNGGLARLEIATETFTVFAATEGLRSDAFDFMSYHRADDGRLFFGGPRGFYAFHPDSLRASTYVPPVAITGVRTFDQARPGLPADGDTLRLAHNENFVSFEFAAFDFERPRQNQYRYRLIGVDEQWRTTMGERPEARYTDVPPGTYTFEVLGANHDGLYNPEAVRLTLDIVPAWWQAWWFRSGALLLATVSLGALGVGTVRRREAAWRREQAEAAEMQRRLAESRERERARIARELHDGPVQQLYRIGHDLDRLAHHEAQVAPPVQAARDALTGVASELRGVLSTLRPPLIEHLGVGAALGALVRQSRPHFPDADLHAEIEADGRQLSLDAQHALYRIAQEALANAAKHAEARAVLIRLSEEGPRVRLTVRDDGRGFAVPDRLVRFAREERYGLVGAAERVEQLGGRFAVESTPGHGTQVLVELDADQG, encoded by the coding sequence ATGCGGGTCCTGCTTCTTGTGGTTGCCGTGGCTGTGTCCGCACAGGCTCAGTCTTCCGAGAGGCCCAGGCGTGCCCCGCTGAGGCACGCCTACCTCGGCGTCGACGACGGGCTCTCGCACAGCCGCGTCAACGCCATCGCGCAGGACGCCGAGGGCTTCCTCTGGTTCGGCACCGACGACGGCCTCAGCCGCTACGACGGCACCGGCTTTCGCATCTATCGCCACGATCCGGACGAGCCGCGCTCGCTGCCGCACAGCCGCGTCACGGCACTCCACGTCGAGGACGACGGGACGCTCTGGGTGGGCACCCAGCAGGGCCTCAGCCGCTTCGATCGTCGCGTCGGAGCGTTTCAGCGGTATCGTGCGGCGGTGGACAGCGCGGGCCACTGCAACGGCCTCGTCGTCGCCATCGACCGCAATCCGGAGGGACGGTTGCACGTGGGTACGAACGCGTCGTACCTGTGCGAGCTGGTCGAGGACGGCCCGCAGGACAGCGCCGGACTAGCGAGAGCTACCCTACGGCAGCGAGGCAAGCTGGCCCCCGGAAACGTAGCCTGCCCCTTCAGTATCTATGACTTGCGGTGCAGCTACCCGCGCCCGTCGACCACCTTCCACGGGCCGCTCATCGTCGAGGCTGGCCCGCGCCACCTGGGTGAGGCGTTCTCGATCGGCGGAGATCCGGGGCTGGGCCTATGGATCGAACGATGGAAGCGCGGCGCGTGGGAGCGGTTCGCTCGTTGGCCCGCGAGCAGCATCCCCGTTGGCACCCAGGTGAGCATCCGCCTGAGCGACGGCATCATCTGGGCCGCGACGGAGGGACAAGGCATCGCCGAGATCGACCTGGACAACGAGACCGTCGCATTGCTCTCGCTGGGGCCACCGGGCGGGGGGGGAGTAGGACCGCCCGTGCAAGTCTTCGCGCTTTTCCGCGATCGCCAGGGCCTCGTCTGGGTCGGAACGAACCAGGGGCTCTTTCGCTTCGGCGGCACGCCCTCGTCCTTCAACTGGGAGCGGCGCATCGAGGGGGACGCGCGCGCGCTGAGCGACGACCGCGTCAACGGGATGCTCGTGGACCGCGCGGGTACGCTGTGGGTGGCGACCAACGACGGCCTGAACCGCCGCCGCGCCGGCGAGGAGGGCTTCGAGCCGCTGCGGACCGACCTCGACGGCGAACACGCCAACGCATTCTGGTGGCCCTTCGAGGACCGGGCGGGTACGCTCTGGCTGGGCACAAAACGCCGCGGCCTGATGCGCCTCGACCGTGTGACGGGGCGGTTCGAATCGATCTACATCCCGCCGGGACTCTTCCCCGAAGAACTCGGCATCGAAGCGTGGTCTATCCTCCCGGTCCGCCACCTCACAGAGGACCAGCACAACACGCTCTGGATCAGTACCTCGATCGGGCTCTTTCGACGCGATCCAGATGGAACGCTCACGAGCTACCTCCATGACCCGAGCCGACTGGGGGGGCTTCCCGATCCCCGCGTCAGCATCGTCCACGAGGACTCCGCTGGCGGTCGTTGGATCGGTACCGACGGTGGGCTGTGTCGCCTAGTGGACGAGACGCCGCCGGGCCGCTTCGACTGTGTGCGGCACCGCCCCGACGATCCGACGAGCCTCGGCGCGGATGTCGTGTGGACCATCACCGAGAGCGCTGCCGACCCGGGTGCGCTCTGGGTCGGGACGATCGGAGGAGGGCTGTGCCGCTTCGACCTCGCCGCGGAGACGTGCCGTCGCTACACGACCTCCGACGGGCTGCCCAACAACACCGTCTATGGCGTTCTCGCTGACGACGACGGCGGGCTCTGGATGAGCACCAACGGCGGCCTTGCCCGCCTAGAGATCGCCACGGAGACATTTACCGTGTTTGCCGCGACGGAAGGGCTGCGCTCCGACGCGTTCGACTTCATGTCCTACCATCGCGCCGACGATGGGCGGCTCTTTTTCGGTGGTCCGCGCGGCTTCTACGCGTTTCACCCGGACAGCCTTCGCGCAAGTACCTATGTCCCGCCGGTCGCCATCACCGGCGTGCGCACCTTCGACCAGGCGCGCCCGGGCCTGCCCGCCGACGGCGACACGCTCCGCCTCGCGCACAACGAGAACTTCGTCTCGTTCGAGTTTGCGGCGTTCGACTTCGAGCGGCCGCGCCAGAACCAGTACCGCTACCGCCTCATCGGAGTAGACGAACAGTGGCGCACCACGATGGGAGAGCGGCCCGAGGCGCGCTACACCGACGTGCCGCCCGGCACGTACACGTTCGAGGTGCTCGGCGCGAACCACGACGGGCTCTACAACCCGGAGGCGGTGCGGCTGACGCTCGACATTGTGCCAGCCTGGTGGCAGGCGTGGTGGTTCCGGAGCGGCGCGCTGCTGCTGGCGACGGTCAGCCTCGGTGCGCTCGGCGTGGGGACGGTGCGTCGGCGCGAGGCGGCGTGGCGGCGCGAGCAGGCCGAGGCCGCCGAGATGCAGCGGCGGCTGGCCGAGAGCCGTGAGCGCGAGCGCGCCCGCATCGCCCGCGAGCTCCACGACGGGCCCGTGCAGCAGCTCTACCGCATCGGCCACGACCTCGACCGGCTGGCCCATCACGAGGCGCAGGTCGCCCCACCTGTGCAGGCCGCGCGCGATGCCCTCACCGGCGTGGCGAGCGAGCTACGCGGCGTGCTGAGCACGCTCCGCCCGCCGCTCATCGAGCACCTTGGTGTGGGAGCCGCCCTCGGCGCGCTCGTCCGGCAGTCCCGCCCGCACTTCCCCGATGCCGATCTCCACGCCGAGATTGAAGCGGACGGACGGCAACTCTCACTCGACGCCCAGCACGCGCTCTACCGCATCGCGCAGGAAGCCCTCGCCAACGCCGCCAAGCACGCCGAGGCGCGCGCCGTGCTCATCCGTCTCTCGGAGGAGGGGCCGCGCGTGCGCCTCACGGTTCGCGACGACGGGCGCGGCTTTGCCGTCCCCGACCGGCTCGTACGGTTCGCGCGAGAGGAGCGCTATGGCCTCGTCGGTGCCGCCGAGCGCGTCGAGCAACTCGGCGGGCGCTTCGCGGTGGAGTCCACGCCGGGGCACGGCACCCAGGTGCTCGTAGAACTCGACGCTGACCAGGGGTAA
- a CDS encoding aminotransferase class I/II-fold pyridoxal phosphate-dependent enzyme has protein sequence MSIAALSGSVARFARPRGVDLLARTQPFHAWHSARTSAACWSYSRSLDEATGPTVAIRSECGQAQRGINFASQDYLGLSAHPAVHEAVSDALAAFGPHSAGSPMLLGNTALSLDLEREIADALHMAETVLFPTGWAAGFGAIVGLVRPYDHIVMDELAHACLQQGAHAATRNVHRHRHGSAEHVEKVLAAIRAQDSKNGVLVITEGLFSMDSDTPDLARLQALCHDYDATLLVDIAHDFGSLGPDGTGSLGLQGLLGEVDLVMGSFSKTFASNGGFVAVRDPAVKHYLKIMGGPHIFSNALSPLQCAAVQAALRIVRSEEGAARRASLLRAVTALRGALADEGIACLGAPSAIVPVPIGERDVARIAAKLIAERGVLANLVEYPAVPEDGARFRMQAMATHTPEQAREAAAIVSAAIADAQNQVAGLKAPGVQAAA, from the coding sequence ATGTCGATTGCTGCTCTTTCCGGTAGTGTAGCCCGCTTCGCACGCCCTCGCGGCGTTGACCTGCTCGCACGCACGCAGCCGTTCCACGCGTGGCACAGCGCCCGCACGAGCGCGGCCTGCTGGTCCTACTCGCGGTCCCTCGACGAGGCCACGGGGCCGACCGTCGCCATCCGCAGCGAGTGCGGCCAGGCGCAGCGTGGCATCAACTTCGCCTCGCAGGACTACCTCGGCCTCTCGGCGCACCCGGCCGTGCACGAAGCGGTGTCGGACGCCCTCGCTGCCTTCGGTCCGCACAGCGCCGGGTCGCCGATGCTGCTCGGCAACACGGCCCTCTCGCTCGACCTAGAGCGCGAGATCGCGGACGCCCTGCACATGGCCGAGACGGTGCTCTTCCCGACGGGATGGGCGGCGGGCTTCGGGGCGATCGTCGGGCTGGTGCGCCCCTACGACCACATCGTGATGGACGAACTGGCTCACGCCTGTCTACAGCAGGGGGCCCATGCCGCCACGCGCAACGTCCATCGGCATCGGCACGGCTCGGCCGAACATGTGGAGAAAGTGCTGGCCGCGATCCGCGCACAGGACTCCAAGAACGGCGTCCTCGTCATCACGGAAGGCCTCTTCTCGATGGACTCCGACACGCCAGACCTCGCGCGCCTGCAAGCCCTCTGTCATGACTACGACGCCACGCTGTTGGTCGACATCGCGCACGATTTCGGGTCGCTCGGACCGGACGGCACCGGAAGCCTAGGCCTCCAGGGGCTGCTAGGCGAGGTCGACCTTGTGATGGGGAGCTTCTCGAAAACGTTCGCGTCCAACGGCGGCTTCGTCGCCGTGCGCGACCCTGCCGTGAAGCACTACCTCAAGATCATGGGCGGGCCGCACATCTTCTCGAACGCGCTCTCGCCGCTACAGTGCGCGGCGGTCCAGGCCGCGCTCCGCATCGTGCGTTCCGAAGAGGGGGCCGCGCGGCGGGCCTCGCTGCTCCGGGCTGTGACCGCGCTCCGGGGTGCGTTGGCCGACGAAGGCATCGCGTGCCTCGGTGCGCCCTCCGCCATCGTGCCTGTGCCGATCGGTGAGCGGGACGTGGCGCGGATTGCTGCGAAGCTCATCGCGGAGCGCGGGGTGCTCGCCAACCTCGTCGAATATCCGGCCGTCCCGGAGGACGGAGCACGGTTTCGGATGCAAGCCATGGCGACACACACGCCGGAGCAGGCGCGGGAAGCAGCGGCCATCGTGAGCGCAGCCATCGCAGACGCACAGAACCAGGTCGCCGGACTCAAGGCACCAGGCGTGCAGGCTGCGGCATAG